The sequence below is a genomic window from Chelmon rostratus isolate fCheRos1 chromosome 24, fCheRos1.pri, whole genome shotgun sequence.
attatcaaagcagctgtgtttgaatAATCCAACCTGTTGATCATGTTTCAGTTATtcattatgtttgttttctcttgttttacATCCTCGGAGCTTttaatgtgtcttgtttttactgttgtttatCTTTGTATCGTGTCCTTGAGTGTTTCGAAAGGCGCTTAtaaacaaaatgcattattattattattattattgttattattattattattcataaaaCATATTGACTAAACACCCTGACAGGTTCTGGTGTGACCAGGAAGTCCTGAAGTCCTGCTCTAAAGAAAGTGAATCAAGTTTTGGACTTTTAAAAACTACTGTTTAACGTGAACACACCTGTTTAAGAAGCAGAAACACCTGATAAGATGTCAGTGTTTACACAGTGTGAAGGCTCAGACTGGTTTTTATTCGATACATATATTCCCTCAGTGTGGAGTGTCGCCTCCTGCTGGCTGAACACTGACAATGCCTCTGCTTCTGTGGTTCAGCTGCTTCAACTCATTCAACTGGACTTTAATTTACTTTAATGGTACTTTATTTTAATACTGTTGGTTTCTGCTGAATCTGAAGATCTTTGTCATcagtttggaaataaaacacattattgaaaacatttattgaaatatgttttcacagcagatgaGTTATTAAAGAAGTAATTGTTTTATCATAATTACTTTATCAATAAATGGTCGAAACTGTTGAGTATGTTAATTCTAATGTTTATGTACTTGTGTAAGTCTAAAGTAATTTGAATgagttaaaacatgttttagaaATGCAAATATACTGTTATCATCGCGCTCacattgttatcattattattattattagtagtagtagtagtagtatgaCTCATAGTAGTACTGGTATTTGAACAAACTGCAACCTGTTATATTCACTGAACCCTGTAAAACTGTTCTATATGGAACATGCAAATATGAAGTAAAGGAACaactctgacctttgacctctgctctCTCAGTGGGAGGGGGCAGGGCCAGGGAGTGGGGTGTTCTCCTCAGAAACCAATGGGAGGACTCGGTGGTGGGGCTTGGAACCAACATAACTAATGAAGGGGGTGGGGCGTCATGTGATTCGTTCCTCCGTGTTCAGAGCCTTTGGTGTTGATTTTTCATCCAGAGTACTGGGCAGCCTGAGGAGAGTACTACTACAGAGAACTACCTGTCCTGGATGTAGCACTCCTGCCTCCACAACACCatatccatccatcttcttcttcttcttctccgtcTCTCACAGCAGATGGACTCTGCAGCGCCACCCGGCCTCTCTCTGGTCTCAGTCTTGTCtctgttagcatgtagcatcCAGGTGTTAGCAGCCGCCCTGCTGACATGCAGGTATGGCAGGGGGAGCTCTGCAGGGGACAGGTTGGTCCTGCTGTGGCTCTTCTATGATGTCATTGTCCACCTGACATTGGTATGACCAATCAGGACGAGGTTCACGTGTCTTAATGTTTCCTCAGTTTTTgttccattgttttgtttttttaatcagtttcaTGTCTGACtcttttattgttcatttattatttgttgtttattctctttattctcgtctgtctgtcctcaggaAGGTGTTTGTCTACATGTCTCTGTTaattatttgttgtttattctctggtcgtctgtctgtcctcaggaAGGTCCTTTTGTCTACATGTCTCTGGTGGGGACAGTGGAGACGTCTGACGGGCCGCTGGCTGAACTCTGTAAGTTTAACTTTTTTCTGCAGGATTCTTCAGGTACTTTATTCTTGTCCTCGGCTACATAAGAGAGAAACACATCATACTTTCTgatttactttactttattcTTGGCAGGTGCGTTTTTAATACGTCAtacatttcactttcagccaGAACTTATGCACTTTGATTTAAATAACTTTATAAAGGCAGGTATTTGTCTGAGGTACGGGAGTTTAACTGAGTCTGTCCTGACCTGTCTGTAGGGAAGGAGTACGGTAAAGCTGACGGTCGCTGGTTGATTTCTGATCCGACGATCGTCTCGATAGAAATTCTGACAGTCGTGCTCGACTCTGTCCTCGCCCTGCTGCTCATACATGCAGTACTGAAGGACAAGTACTACAGGTACAACAAAAAGTACTACAGACTGGACTCTACTCATTCTGCTGCTCATACTAGCAGTACTGACGGACAGTGTGAGTAATACTACAACAGGTACGTGCAGTTCTGAACGTAGGTTTTGCATCTTCACAGGCACTTCCTGCAGATCGCTCTGAGCGTGTGCGAGCTCTGCGGTGGCTGGATGACCTTCTgtcctgattggctggttggCAGTCCCAACCTGAACACGTCCAGCTGGCTCTACCTGTGGGTCTACCTTGTCTTCTTTAATGGGGTCTGGGTCCTGGTCCCAGCTCTGCTGTTGGCCCAGTCCTGGTTCTCTCTCAGGAGAATGCACGCGGTCAGACCAGACGACGACGTGACGAGGAAGAAGATGTAGAGACAACGATGTTCGTTAATAATGTTAACCAATCAGTTGGCCACCAATCAACATAACTGATCCAAGCTGATGGAGAGGTCTGTGGAGGATCAGGACTCCCCAGAAACTGAGATCCAGATAGACGTGAAGTCACATGACGGACATATGATGCACTGATTGGACATTAATAGAAATGTAGCCGTCATCAAATCTGGGTGGTTCTCACAACCTTTGAACCAGGAGAGTCTGAGTGGAAGCACCTGAGTTCACCTGAACAGGGACAGTTTCTTTCTTCCAGAGGACACGTcgtcttcctgtttgtttcagtccagcagcagaaagtgattttaatcatttttcattgATGAGAAGTAAAAACAATATGatgcaataaataaaacactttaaatgacTTCATAAATTCATcagattcatgttttcattctctAATTTAACTTTTAATCTGTGCACCTACAAACGAATTCATCAAAACCTGATATTTATTGAGTACTTGTGCTTTTACTTGTCGGCAAAATCCCAGAAATTATTCTTTAAACCTTCTTAAAGCAGCACAATGAATCATCGTTAAGTATTATTACATCTTAAGAGTTTCATTCAGTATAAATAATGAAGGTTGAAACTTTTAGTTTTCCCCCcttcctcgtcctcttcctcgtcctctcAGCTCTTCTTGATGAGTTTGTTGACAGACATGAAGGCCTGTTGAAGGCCAAGTCCCTTCAGAGCGCTGCAAGCTTGAATCTCCCACAGCCGGTCGGTGTAACTGGGCAGATCCAGCTGGTTGGAGATCTGTGGtgggcagggaggaggaagaggatggagagagagatgggggaggATGAtggtgagaagaggaggaaacagttCCATCTAGTGGTTGTTCAGGTGTAAGTGTGTTGCTCCTGAAAGAGGAAGCTTCCTCTTGCCATGTTCTCTAGCAAGAAGCTTCATTTCTCCTTGTTCCCTACACGGTAACGAATTTCTGTAAATTTACggtgaaattaaaacagaatctctctgttttcagtaATAATTGTAAAACACTGTTAAATATTCATCCACAGCATGCACCCACATGTAAATGAACAGTTAATGCTTGGTTCAGAATAACAAACTGTAatttaacagtattttctgtCAAGCGGTGGAGATAGATACTGCTCTTCATGCTATTTAATTCAATGTTACACTGATATTCATGTTATTTAATTCAATGTTACACTGATATTCATGTTATTTAATTCAAtgtttcactgctcttcatGCTATTTAATTCAATGTTTCACTGATATTCATGCTATTTAATTCAATGTTTCACTGATATTCATGCTATTTAATTCAAtgtttcactgctcttcatGTTATTTAATTCAATAGCATGAAGACACAGATTGTTTacattgtaaatataataatgaacgtGAATCCAACTTCATCGGCAGCTTATTGTCTTTTAATGCAGGGTCTTGGTCTTCAGGTGGAGCAGGTTTCAGCCGGtcatatgatgcagagcgggctcggtgtgGGGGGGTCACCTGTCGACAGATCCAGATCTCCAGCAGGACTCCTGgttttgtctgttaaaagcttctttttcttggaagtcgtcgctcttcttcttcttcttcttcttcttcttctcctctttagcttgtgggttaaatttgagccgagatgtaaccgagagaatccggtcgtttttcaaaataaaacatttttcaaaataaaagatcgttCGactcataataaataaaacagaaataattaattatttcttgtgcggcccggCACCAACTGATGATCCACGGACCGGTACTGGCCAAAATACAGTagtatactgttaaaataaataacagtaaatGTGCAGTAAAACTACCACACACCCACTGTTATCCTGTGTTAATGTACTGGAATTCAAAATACAGAACTATACTGTGAAAATAAATTACAGCAGGTGCTTTgtaaaataacagtaaaatactggatactgccagtattttactgttattttacagtgaaaGTATTTACAGTGTAACTAGGAAACTGTTTCCTCCTTTAATGACGACTTTCTCTGACTGCAGTAgacttattttacattttaatttgtggTTTATCTGGACCAACTTAGACTGGTTTGTTCTAAACTGAACTTGGGGTTTGTTTCCTCTTATAGTGagaaagtggaaaaacatgtttagtTCTGGCAAACCTCTGTCTTTGCATGGTTTCATGAGCGGTTAAAGAGGCCTGGCTCTGCGGGGTCGTGGAGGCTGGGTTTCATACCTCTCGTATAGTCATGGAGTTTGGCATGTCCTTCTTGTTGGCCAGAACCATCAGAGGAATTCCTCGTAACTTCTCATCACCCAGGACCTTCTTCAGGGCCTTCTGGGCCTCTGGCATCCTGGTTGAGTCACTGCTGTCCACCACAAAAACCACCGCTTTACAGTCGTCCAGGTAATACCTGCAGAAGAGGATTTATTTAACCAAGAAGATGATTTccgtctgtttgtttggtgtgtgcTTTATATTTACCTCCAGTTGGGTCTCATGCTCTTTTGTCCACCGACGTCCCAAACTGTCAGAGACGTCTTCTTGTCCAGGTCCAAAGTTCCTACGTTGAATCCGATGGTCGGTGACGTTTCCATCACCTTGAAGTTCACATTTAATCACAGTCACACCTGGACAGACACTGAAATCCACTCTTTTACATCCAACATAGTGTGCGCACCTGGTCAGAGGAGTCTCACCTGTCCTGTCAGCAGTCTCGCCAGCAGAGTCGACTTTCCAGCTGAGTCCAGACCCATCAGGatcacctgaacacacaaacacaggtgaaCATGAACTGACACATCAGATTCCCaacaaacagccagcagcttTACGGAGGGATGAAATGACAGGAAGtaaccctgaccctgaccctgtAGCTGTTCATGACATGCAAACAATGATTCAAACTGAGCTCAAGGACACAACGACACAGCTGTTACAGGTAAAACACACCGATTCAGTCAAATCGACTCAAACATGGACGACACCGGCCTGTCAGGTGAGTTAAAATGTGTCTTACCTGAGGAGAGGTGGAGCTGCTAGCTTGGCCCAtcgctcttcttctgtcctgtAGATGAGCCCCCTTCTTCTAGACCAGTTTTAATAAAACCTTCAGACTGATCTCAGCTCTACCTGTGACTGAAACTCATCTGTCTAACAGCCGTCAGGTGTGTTCAGGTTCATTCTCACTGTCAGCAAATAGGAGAGCAGCATCCACCCACagcaggtcatgtgactgtgtgacagGTCTGACTACATTTTTGTATTCGAGGCAGGTTGAGTGTCTGGAGGCAGTTTTtcaacacagaagaagaaaaacagcattttcatgaTGCTTCCTTCTTTCTTCAAATAAaacttcatgtgtttgttttctgcagactGACCACAGATCAGTGTTCACACAGATCAGGAAACAGTCTGTTTCTCTGAGTAAAA
It includes:
- the ebpl gene encoding emopamil-binding protein-like, which codes for MDSAAPPGLSLVSVLSLLACSIQVLAAALLTCRYGRGSSAGDRLVLLWLFYDVIVHLTLEGPFVYMSLVGTVETSDGPLAELWKEYGKADGRWLISDPTIVSIEILTVVLDSVLALLLIHAVLKDKYYRHFLQIALSVCELCGGWMTFCPDWLVGSPNLNTSSWLYLWVYLVFFNGVWVLVPALLLAQSWFSLRRMHAVRPDDDVTRKKM
- the arl11 gene encoding ADP-ribosylation factor-like protein 11; amino-acid sequence: MGQASSSTSPQVILMGLDSAGKSTLLARLLTGQVMETSPTIGFNVGTLDLDKKTSLTVWDVGGQKSMRPNWRYYLDDCKAVVFVVDSSDSTRMPEAQKALKKVLGDEKLRGIPLMVLANKKDMPNSMTIREISNQLDLPSYTDRLWEIQACSALKGLGLQQAFMSVNKLIKKS